The DNA sequence GAAACCAAAAGCCTGTTGGATTACACCAAGTTGCAGGAGGCCATCGCGCTCTTGGTGGCGGCTGAAACAATCAATGTCTACTGCTCCCATTCGACAATCGCCCATGCCAAAGAGTTCCAATACCATTGCATGCGCATCGGCAAACGCGTGATCGTCGCCAGCGGACCGGGTGAGCAGGACTATTACGCCAGCCGTTCTTCCGAGGAGAATGTGGCGATTCTGCTGTCCTACACCGGTGAAACCCATGAGACGATCGGAGATGCCCAGCTGTGCCGCTACGGCGGAACGAAGACGATTTCGATCACGTCATTCGGCCAGAACAGCCTCAGCGAAGCCTGCGACTACAATTTCTTCATCCCGCCTTGGGAAAAGTACTATTCAAAAGTCGGCCAATTCGCTTCCTCCGCCGGCTTCAGCTATATCCTTGATCTTTTTTACAGCGGCCTCTTCGAAAAGGACTACTTGGCCAACTACGAATACTTGCTGGAGCATACCGGCCGGTTGAGTATGGTCCATATCAACAAGAAGATGAACGATATTTAGAGCGCGCCAGTGGTTTTTGTTTTGTTTAATTTTGGGCGTGACTTATACTGAAGGTGTAAAATCGTCTTTGTTTTTTCTTCAAGCATCCAATCCGTTCATTTGTATGGTGGTATTTGGACTAAATAAAGGAGGAACCAAAAATGGGAAAATTTACTAGTTTCGTCAAAGGGCTGGTGATCGGCGGAGGGATTGCCCTACTGCTGTCGCCAAAGCCCGGGAAGGAAATCCGCAAAGATTTGGCCGACAAAGCCGATGAAGCGTTGGACAAAGTGATGGACTACGCCGATCAAGCCACGGAAACCGCCAAAGAGACTGCGAAAGAGGCCGTCGATCAGGTCAAAGAAAAGGCTCAGGAAACGACCGATACGGTGAAGCAAAAATTCGCCGCGAAAGCCCCTGAAGCGGAGGAAAGATTCGATGCCGAAACGGAATCACCCGTGACCGAAGTCGACGAACTCGATCCGATCGAGGAAGCGTTGAAGACCTTGTGAGTGCAAAAGAAGAGGGCAATGTCATTAACTTAAGCAACTGTAGAAAGCGAGGATGCATTCATTATGCATTCTCGCTTTTTTTGACTGTGGGGTGCAAATTGTCGAATGCTGATCGGGTATTCGACAATTTCGGTCTGACATGATGTCAAACTGTCGAATGTTTCTCGACATCCGACAATCTCGGTCCGATCTAATGCAAAATTGTCGAATGTTCCTCACCTATTCGACAATTTCGGCAACCGCGCTGAGCATTTCTTCTGAATTGTGATCTCCACCCCCACCCGCGCGTCAAAAAAGCCTATCCAGATAGATACGCTTTTACTTCGGTCGGTTCATAAAATATGCAAGATAGTTGCCTCTATATATTATGGATTCTCATATTTCTTCAGATTATCATCAATCAGATGTAGGCCTGCATATCACAAAGTCCTCACAACCGGGATGATGGGAAATACTTTAATGGCTGCCAAAGGTAAATTTCTCATCGTTTTCTAATTTGACTTTATCTAAACTGCGCTTCGTACTCACGCAAACAATTGTAAGCTTGCATATAACTTTAATCAGTTTATATGCCTCTATATTTTGGGTTATTTTCTGAAATTCAACTCCCTGCCAATCCGTTTTTTTTGATTTCCAGCTTGTATCTATGCAAATAAACGTTATTCTCCAAAAGAAACATGTGTTTTTAATCACAATTCTCTAATCCCGCCCTCGCTTGAGGCTGTTTTTTCTAATGAAAGTTTCACAATTACATTGACACAGCCCTGTGATATCGATAGAATATCAAAGATACATAACAAAATGGTGTGAATGCACTTATTGGAGGATTTGGTATTATATGGATGCAATATATAATTTTTTGGCCGACTATGTGAATGTTCTCTTATGGGACTACTTTTTGACATATGGCCTACTGTTCGCCGGATTGTACTTCTCGATCCGCTTCGGTTTCCCGCAAATCACGCGCATGTGGGAAGGTTTCAAACAAGTTTTCGGTAAAATATTCAAAAAAGATGCTTCCCAGGAAGGCTCGATGTCTTCTTTCCAAGCCCTTGCGACGGCTATAGCCGCCCAAGTCGGCACTGGCAACGTGGCGGGTGTGGCAACGGCCATCCTCGGCGGCGGACCGGGAGCCATTTTCTGGATGTGGGTGTCCGCTTTCCTCGGTATGGGTACGATCTTCAACGAAGCCATCCTGGCTCAAGTCTACCGGATGCGCGACCGCAACAAGGGAGATTTTGTCGGTGGACCGGCATTCTACCTTTCCAAAGGGGTCGGTTCCAACGCTTTGGCTAAATTCTTCTCCGTCTCACTTATCGTAGCGTTGGGATTCATCGGTAACATGGTGCAATCGAACTCGATCGCATCGGCTGTGACTACCGCCTTTGCCATTCCGGAATGGGTGACCGGCTTCCTGGTTGCTTTGGCGGCCATCCTGATTTTCGCTGGCGGAATGAAGCGCATCGCATCATTCGCCGAATTCGTCGTCCCGATCATGGCGCTTGTTTACATCGTTTCCAGTGTCGTTATTCTATTCCTCTTCCGCGATAATGTTATCCCTGCCCTCAAAATGATTTTTGTCGGAGCCTTTTCACCTCAAGCCGCAATCGGCGGTATCGCAGGAGCTTCCGTAAGAGCGGCAGTCCAAAAAGGTGTGGCACGAGGCCTATTCTCCAACGAAGCCGGAATGGGCTCGACGCCGCACGCGCATGCTGTCGCGCACGTTGATCATCCGGTCCAGCAAGGCTTGGCGGCCATGGTCGGTGTCTTCATCGATACCGTCGTCGTCTGCTCGGCTACTGCACTGATCATCTTGGTGACCGAATCCTATCTGGATCCCGCCTTGAAGGGTGCCCAAGTAACCCAAGCCGCGTTCTCGATCGCGTTCGGAGGTAGCGGTTCCGTCCTTTTGGCAATCTGCCTGACCTTCTTCGCCTTCACGACGATCATCGGCTGGTACTACTTCGGCGAATCGAACATCAAATATCTGTTCGGAACGAAAGGTGTCCTGCCTTATCAGATTCTGGTGGCGATCTTCATCTTCCTGGGTGCCTTGCAGGAAATCGATATCGTCTGGATGCTTGCCGATACGTTCAATGCCTTGATGGTCATCCCCAACTTGTTCGGTCTCTTCTACTTGTCCAATCAAGTCAAGGGAATTTTGGAGGATTACGACCGTTGCAAATTGGAAGGCCGCATCTTCTACGATTACGACGTAAAATGATTTCGAATACTTGATGCCGGTCAAGTCCTTTCCGGCGCATTCCGCTTATACTATAGTCATACAAGACAAATAGGAGGAATCAACCATGAGCCAAGCTGTTATCCAATTAGGACCCGTCACTTGCCCATCCTGCATCAAGAAAATCGAATCCGCCGTCAGCAAAATCGAGGGTGTCGAAACCGTAAAAGTGCTGTTCAACTCCAGCAAAGTCAAGGCTGCATTCGACAGCAATAAAACTTCAGCTAACGATATCAGCGAAACGATCCAAAAACTGGGTTACGAAGTCCAATCGGTCAAAGAATCCTAGATCATCAGCAGGGGTCGCCTCAATTCGAGGCGACCCCTGCTTTTTGCTGTCAATGGTGTCCTAAAACATGGATTCCTGATGATTATCCATCTTCCCGTCCGGATTCGGGGCCAGAACCATGGATTCCCGATAGTTATCCATCTTTTCAGCTGGATCCGGGGCCAGAACCATGGATTCCCGATTGTTATCCATCTTTTCCGCGCCAACACTCCAACTAATCCGGTTATTCCTGAATCGAGGGATATCAGTTGCTTTTGAAAAATAAGCGTGCTATCATGAAAACACAAATGAAAATAAGTTGTGCGTTGAAGAGAAGAAGTACCTTTCAAGGTCATCAAAGAGAGCCTCAGTCGGTGAGAAGAGGCATGGTCAGGAAAGCGAAAATGCGTCTCGGAGCAAGATGATGCGTTAGTGTCATTTCGGTTTGTACCCGATAGCGTACAGAAGTATGGCTGGTTTTGCGTACTTCATAAGGCACAATCCGTGAGGGTCGTGCGAACAAGGGTGGATCACGAAGAGCTTTCGTCCCTGTATTCCAAGCATTTGGAGTATAGGGACGAGGGCTTTTTTACGTTCTCGGGATAGATAAATCAAAGGAGGAATTCAAATGGACATCATTTCCATTGTCATTATTTTAGCCGTATTTGTGGCACTGCTTTTCGCACTTTATCGTTTGGGCGCCAAACACATCAAGTTCTCCAAACGCGTTTTCATCGCGCTGGCTTTGGGGATCGTCTTCGGGGCCGCCATCCAGTTGCTTTTCGCACCGGACAGCACAATCACACTGACTGCCATCGATTGGATCAACATCGTCGGTAACGGTTACGTCCGCTTCCTGCAGATGCTGATCATGCCGTTGATTTTTGTGTCGATTGTGGGCGCTTTTACCCGCATCGAAGAAACCAAAAATCTGGGCAAAATCAGTGGATCCGTGCTCGGCACTTTGCTGGGCACAACCGCCATCGCTGCCCTTATCGGATGGGCATCCGTCATCCTCTTCAATCTTGACGGCGCGCAATTCACGCAAGGTTCCGCTGAAACCGCAAGGATCGAAGCCTTGACTACCCAACAGACGCAAGTCGCTGACTTGACGATTCCTGGCCAAGTGCTTAGCTTTATCCCGACCAATATCTTCCAGGATCTGGCCGGTCTGCGCAGCACGAGTACGATTGCCGTGGTAGTCTTTTCCGCTTTTGTCGGAATCGCGTATATGGGCATCAAGAAAAAACAGCCTGAAAATGCTGCTCTGTTCAATAAAGGACTGCAAGTCATCCAATCAATTGTTATGCGCATCGTTACCTTGGTCCTGCGCCTGACTCCATACGGAATCTTGGCATTGATGACCAAAATGATGGCAACATCGAATTATCAAGCCATCGTCAACCTAGGCCTGTTCGTGGTCGCTTCCTATGCCGCTTTGTTGGTTGTCCTGCTGGTGCACAGCTTGATTCTGGCAACAGTCGGCGTCAATCCGATCACCTACTTCAAGAAAGCTTTCCCTGTTTTGAGCTTCGCCTTCACTGCCCGTTCAAGCGCCGGCGCACTGCCTTTGAACGTTGAAACGCAAACGAAAGCCTTGGGTGTCGATGATGCCTCTGCCAACTTTGCCGCCAGTTTCGGACTGTCCATCGGTCAGAACGGCTGCGCGGGCGTCTACCCTGCCATGTTGGCGACCATCGTGGCGCCGACTCTGGGCATTGACGTCACCAGCATCGGTTTTGTATTGACATTGATCCTGGTCGTTACCATCAGTTCCTTCGGGGTTGCCGGTGTCGGCGGCGGAGCGACTTTCGCCGCTTTGATTGTTCTGGGCGCCATGAACTTGCCTGTCACGATTGCCGGACTTGTCATCTCCGTAGAACCAGTCATCGATATGATGCGTACTTTGACCAACGTCAATGACAGCATGTTGGCGGGCGTCGTTTCTTCCCGCAACATCGGGGAATTCGACTCCTCCATCCTGAACGACGACGCTGCCGTTGTCGATGGGGATGCCATCTAGTCTTTTCTTCTATATAATATTTTACCCTGCCGAAGGGCTCAGCTGTCTGCAATTTGCAGGCAGCTTTTTTTGTATTCGGATACCATCGAGCGGTGGCGTACATCAGGGCAAGCGCTGCGTTCCTCCGGCGAGGCTCCCCACACCGGAGAACAGCGGTAATTTGCGGACTCTCCTCCTGCAAGCAGGTTCTCATCGGAGCACAAGACTTAAATGTGGGCCGTATTCCGGCGTAGCCTATGTTCGCCGGAGGAGAACGGTTGAAGTTCTGCTGATCTAATTTCCGCATCCAAAGCTTGACCCCTATCAAGTCGTTTTCTTGCTTGATGGCGTATCATTAGGCTATAGGAAATACAAGAGGAGGTCATTAAAAATGATCAAATGGATCAATAAATACAAAAACCGCATCACCGCAGTGTCAGGTTTCCTGATCGTCATCGGCTTTGCTTTGAAAATACTTGGATATGCCGTTGCTGCCAACTACGCCCTCATTGCAGCAACAATCATCGCGGTGGTGCCGATCATGTACAAAGCCTACCTGGCGTTGCGGATGAAGGCTTTCAGCATCGAGTTGCTTGTGACAATCGCGGTCATCGGCGCGCTGTTCATCCGTGAATACACGGAGTCTTCCGTTGTGACTTTTCTGTTTCTTTTCGGTGATTTCCTGGAAGCGCGCACCTTGGAAAAGACCCGCTCCTCTCTGCGCTCCTTGGTTGATATGGCGCCTCAGGAAGCAACCGTCATGCATGGCACCAATCAAGTTTTCGTGCCGGTCGAAGAAGTTGCTGTCGGGGATCGGCTGTTCATCAAGCCCGGCGGCAAAATTCCGGTCGACGGTATCATCGTGAAGGGTCAGGCAGCCATCAACGAAGCCGCTGTGACGGGCGAAGCGATCCCGGCCAATAAATCCTTGGATGACAAAGTCTTTTCGGGGACATTGGTGGACGATGGCTTCATCGAAATGATCGCGGAAAAGGTCGGCGATGACACAACTTTCGCCAAAATCATCGAATTGGTCGAAGAGGCGCAGGAATCCAAATCCAAGGCCGAACGTTTCCTCGACGCCTTTGCCAACTTCTACACGCCTGCCATTGTGGCACTTTCCATCATCGTTTACGTTTGGACGCGCGATCTCCATCTTGCAATCACTTTCCTTGTGATCGCCTGCCCTGGTGCGCTCGTGATCGGCGCTCCGGTATCGAACGTGGCCGGCATCGGCAACGGCGCCAAATACGGCGTGCTGGTGAAAGGTGGCGAGGTCATGGATCGCTTTTCCAAAGTTGATACGCTCGTTTTCGATAAGACCGGCACGCTGACGAAAGGCAAACCGGAAGTGACCGACATCCATACCCTTAGCGCCATCGACCGCAGAGAACTGCTGCGCCTGACAGCTTCGGCGGAGCGCATTTCCGAGCATCATCTCGGACAGACAATCGTGAAATACGCACATCAACAAGGGCTGGAAACGTCTGTTGCACCGAAAGATGCGGAAGTGATCAAAGGCCACGGATTGAAAGCGACAGTTGAAGGCCACCGTCTCATCGCCGGCAACCGCAAACTGATGGCCCAGTCCGGAATTCCAATCGATGAAGCAGCAGAAAGCTACGCGATTGCACGCGAAAAAACCGGTAATACTGTCGTTTTCGCAGCCGCTAACGGCACGCTTGCCGGGCTATTCTCCATTGCTGATCAGATCCGCGAAGACGCACCGCAGGCTTTGGCCGAAATGCGCCGCAACGGCATCAAACAGATCATCATGCTCACGGGTGACAACCGCCATACCGCCCAAGCGGTCGCGGAACAATTGGGACTGGACGCCTTCCATGCCGAGCTTTTGCCGGAGGACAAAGTGCGTTTCGTCAAACAACTTCAGGCAGATGGCGCTGTCGTGGCGATGGCCGGGGACGGCATCAATGATGCACCTGCAATCGCCACCGCCGATATCGGCTTGGCCATGGGTGAAGGCGGGACTGACATCTCGATGGAGACGGCCGACGTTGTGCTGATGGCCGATAAGCTGATGCAGTTTTCCCATGCTTATTCGCTCTCAAAGGCGACCATGCGCAACATGAAACAGAACATCGCCATTGCCGTAGGGGTCGTGCTCTTCCTTTTGGCTGGCGTGTTGATGGGATCCGTCCATCTCGCCAGCGGCATGTTCATCCATGAAGCCAGCATCCTGGCCGTCATCCTGAACGCCATGCGCCTGATCGGCTTCAGCCGGAAAAATAATGCCGCCCCAAGATAAAATTCGCATGCAGCTGCCGGGTTGCGGTACAATTTAAGCAACCAAGACTGCATGTCCCATTCCGAAAAGGAGGATTTGCCAAATGAACGAACAAACTAAAACTGCCCACAACTGCAGCGCAGGGTGCACCTGCAACGCCCACCGCTCCTGCATTTCGCTTGTGCCGATCTTCAATCACCTGGAGCCGGACCAGATGGACGAAATCATGTCCGTCACGCATCCGGCGACCTACAAAAAAGGCGAACTGCTCTACCGCCCCGGCGACGCATCGGATACGCTCTACATCCTCCATTCCGGCCTGATCCGCATCTACCGGTTGGCTGAATCGGGAAAGGAACAGCTCGTGCGCTTCCTCTACCCGGGCGATTTCACCGGCGAACTGGCCCTGTTCAGCGAATCGAAGCACGAATCCTATGCCGAAGCCGTGAAGGAGACCCAAGTCTGCCGGATGAAAAGGAGCGATCTGCAGCACTTTTTGTTGAAATACCCGGCCATTTCCCTGAAACTGCTGCAGGAATTCTCCAACCGTCTGGAAAAGTCGGAAAGGCAGACGACCTACGTGGCGACAGAAAAAGTCGAATCCCGCTTGGCCCTTTATCTTGCCGAACTGGCTACGAAGGACGGCGACACCATCACTTTGCCGATGTCAAAGAAGGATCTGGCCTCCTACCTCGGAACGACACCGGAAACGATCAGCCGGAAGATGGGCTCATTGGAGGACCATCACCTCATCAAACAGTTGAGCCACCGGGAAATCGTCATCCTCGATCTCGATGGTTTGTTGTTCCTGTAAAACCGCTAGCGACCGTCTCGTAATGAGACGGTTTTTTGATTTGCAAGCGCGCGAATCGGCAGATGTCGGTTGTTGGGATAGCTAAGCATTGCGATTACCTGACAGATGTGGGTTCTCTCGGTTGTTTGCATCGCGCAGCGAGCGGTTCACCCGACAGATCGGCGTTCTCTCGAGTATTTGCATCGCGAAGCAGGCGGTTCGCCCGACAAATATACAATCCACTCACTTTTTACCGGATCACAACCATATTCCAGAAGCGCGCTTTATGGTAGAATAGGCTTACGAAAAAGGGAGGAATTTTGATGACAGAAAAAATGAAGCAAGGGCTTTTATTGACCTTTGCAGCGGTTGTCGGCTTCGTGATCGGCTACCTGAATCCGGCGACTTCCCAAGCACTCTTGTCAGCCATCGGTTGGATTGCGGGGATCGGCATGTTCTTCCTCTTCCGACGTTCCAATAAAAACCCGTCCCGCGATTATACAGCAAGCTGGGCCTATATTTTGATCCGCATGCTGCTGTTCTTCATCATCGGCGCGGCTTTGGGCAGCATGATCCCTTACTATCAACAGATCATGGCTTTGCAGCAGCAATAGTCCATCTATTCATTATAAATAAACAACCAAAAGGAGTATGTATGCAAATGGATTACGTCGCCATTGACTTTGAAACTGCAAACAGCCGTGGTGACAGCGTCTGTTCCATTGGCTTGAGCCGCTTTTCCGACGGGAAGGAAATCGACCGCTACTATGCGCTCATCAATCCGCGGCAATATTTCAGCCGCGGGAATATCCAAATCCACGGCATAACCGAGGCAATGGTCGCCAGGGAACCTTCCTTCGACGAACTTTATCCTGACATCCGTTCCTTCATCGGGGAAGACCCGCTCGTGGCCCACTTTGCCCAATTCGATATGAGCTGCCTGCAGCAAACGATCGAAACCTACAAACTGCCGAAGATGCAGAATGAATTTTTCTGTTCCTGCAAGATGGCCCAGCGCATGTTGGATTTGCATAATAACCGCTTGCCGACCGTTCTGGACTACTTCGGCATGACGATCGATAACCACCATAATGCCGTGGAGGATGCGGTCGCCTGCGGGCTGATCACCAGCAAAATGCTGGCGCAATACGACTACGATATCCAAGGGTTTCTGGACGAATACCAATACCGGATGGGAAAATTATTCTCGCATGCTTTCGGAGTGGCGAAAGGCGGCAAAAGTTCCCCTGCCAAACGATCAAAAACAGCCGCACCGCTAAAGCCGAAAAGCTTGCTGTTCGATAAGGAACACGTCTTTTACGACAAGCACGTCTGCTTTACCGGCCGTTTCCGGAAACTGAAACGAAACGATCTGGCTCAGCTCGTCGTCGATGTCGGCGGCCATTTCGATGCCAACCTGAGCTACGAAACCATCTATCTGGTCGTCGCCGACAGCGATTGGCGCAAAATCGGCACCCCGAGCGAGAGCCGCAAAATCCAATCCGTCCGCGAACTGCAAGGCAGCGGCCACAATCTGACGCTGCTGTCGGAATCGGATTTCCTGCGCATTTTTTTGAAGAATTGAGGTGACGACAGATGAATATCTTCAGCAAAATGGACAATTTAGTAAGCTTGACCGAAAATGAGAAAATTTTGGTTGCATATATAAAAGAAAATCCCGAGGCTTTCGTGAAGATGACTTCCTCGGAAATCAGCGAAGCCAGCTTCATTTCGAACGCAACGATTTACCGGTTGTGCAAAAAACTGGACTTGGCCGGGCTTTCCGAGTTGAAGATACTAGTTTCCGCTTCGATGGGCGACTATCTGAAGGAACGTACGACGCTGGATTTCAACTATCCGATCCACTCCA is a window from the uncultured Trichococcus sp. genome containing:
- a CDS encoding MurR/RpiR family transcriptional regulator, whose protein sequence is MIRRMDLQTKLASESFSGTEKAVVEYFINHFDSVVDMTTLQVAKHTFTSNATVVRVCQKLGYKGFNDFKLKYLTEQKSDSPSAEKLDANFPIQSGDNVQTIATNIASLKEAAIEETKSLLDYTKLQEAIALLVAAETINVYCSHSTIAHAKEFQYHCMRIGKRVIVASGPGEQDYYASRSSEENVAILLSYTGETHETIGDAQLCRYGGTKTISITSFGQNSLSEACDYNFFIPPWEKYYSKVGQFASSAGFSYILDLFYSGLFEKDYLANYEYLLEHTGRLSMVHINKKMNDI
- a CDS encoding YtxH domain-containing protein; the encoded protein is MGKFTSFVKGLVIGGGIALLLSPKPGKEIRKDLADKADEALDKVMDYADQATETAKETAKEAVDQVKEKAQETTDTVKQKFAAKAPEAEERFDAETESPVTEVDELDPIEEALKTL
- a CDS encoding sodium:alanine symporter family protein, which encodes MDAIYNFLADYVNVLLWDYFLTYGLLFAGLYFSIRFGFPQITRMWEGFKQVFGKIFKKDASQEGSMSSFQALATAIAAQVGTGNVAGVATAILGGGPGAIFWMWVSAFLGMGTIFNEAILAQVYRMRDRNKGDFVGGPAFYLSKGVGSNALAKFFSVSLIVALGFIGNMVQSNSIASAVTTAFAIPEWVTGFLVALAAILIFAGGMKRIASFAEFVVPIMALVYIVSSVVILFLFRDNVIPALKMIFVGAFSPQAAIGGIAGASVRAAVQKGVARGLFSNEAGMGSTPHAHAVAHVDHPVQQGLAAMVGVFIDTVVVCSATALIILVTESYLDPALKGAQVTQAAFSIAFGGSGSVLLAICLTFFAFTTIIGWYYFGESNIKYLFGTKGVLPYQILVAIFIFLGALQEIDIVWMLADTFNALMVIPNLFGLFYLSNQVKGILEDYDRCKLEGRIFYDYDVK
- a CDS encoding heavy-metal-associated domain-containing protein, with translation MSQAVIQLGPVTCPSCIKKIESAVSKIEGVETVKVLFNSSKVKAAFDSNKTSANDISETIQKLGYEVQSVKES
- a CDS encoding L-cystine transporter; amino-acid sequence: MDIISIVIILAVFVALLFALYRLGAKHIKFSKRVFIALALGIVFGAAIQLLFAPDSTITLTAIDWINIVGNGYVRFLQMLIMPLIFVSIVGAFTRIEETKNLGKISGSVLGTLLGTTAIAALIGWASVILFNLDGAQFTQGSAETARIEALTTQQTQVADLTIPGQVLSFIPTNIFQDLAGLRSTSTIAVVVFSAFVGIAYMGIKKKQPENAALFNKGLQVIQSIVMRIVTLVLRLTPYGILALMTKMMATSNYQAIVNLGLFVVASYAALLVVLLVHSLILATVGVNPITYFKKAFPVLSFAFTARSSAGALPLNVETQTKALGVDDASANFAASFGLSIGQNGCAGVYPAMLATIVAPTLGIDVTSIGFVLTLILVVTISSFGVAGVGGGATFAALIVLGAMNLPVTIAGLVISVEPVIDMMRTLTNVNDSMLAGVVSSRNIGEFDSSILNDDAAVVDGDAI
- a CDS encoding cation-translocating P-type ATPase; translation: MIKWINKYKNRITAVSGFLIVIGFALKILGYAVAANYALIAATIIAVVPIMYKAYLALRMKAFSIELLVTIAVIGALFIREYTESSVVTFLFLFGDFLEARTLEKTRSSLRSLVDMAPQEATVMHGTNQVFVPVEEVAVGDRLFIKPGGKIPVDGIIVKGQAAINEAAVTGEAIPANKSLDDKVFSGTLVDDGFIEMIAEKVGDDTTFAKIIELVEEAQESKSKAERFLDAFANFYTPAIVALSIIVYVWTRDLHLAITFLVIACPGALVIGAPVSNVAGIGNGAKYGVLVKGGEVMDRFSKVDTLVFDKTGTLTKGKPEVTDIHTLSAIDRRELLRLTASAERISEHHLGQTIVKYAHQQGLETSVAPKDAEVIKGHGLKATVEGHRLIAGNRKLMAQSGIPIDEAAESYAIAREKTGNTVVFAAANGTLAGLFSIADQIREDAPQALAEMRRNGIKQIIMLTGDNRHTAQAVAEQLGLDAFHAELLPEDKVRFVKQLQADGAVVAMAGDGINDAPAIATADIGLAMGEGGTDISMETADVVLMADKLMQFSHAYSLSKATMRNMKQNIAIAVGVVLFLLAGVLMGSVHLASGMFIHEASILAVILNAMRLIGFSRKNNAAPR
- a CDS encoding Crp/Fnr family transcriptional regulator; protein product: MNEQTKTAHNCSAGCTCNAHRSCISLVPIFNHLEPDQMDEIMSVTHPATYKKGELLYRPGDASDTLYILHSGLIRIYRLAESGKEQLVRFLYPGDFTGELALFSESKHESYAEAVKETQVCRMKRSDLQHFLLKYPAISLKLLQEFSNRLEKSERQTTYVATEKVESRLALYLAELATKDGDTITLPMSKKDLASYLGTTPETISRKMGSLEDHHLIKQLSHREIVILDLDGLLFL
- a CDS encoding exonuclease domain-containing protein, which translates into the protein MQMDYVAIDFETANSRGDSVCSIGLSRFSDGKEIDRYYALINPRQYFSRGNIQIHGITEAMVAREPSFDELYPDIRSFIGEDPLVAHFAQFDMSCLQQTIETYKLPKMQNEFFCSCKMAQRMLDLHNNRLPTVLDYFGMTIDNHHNAVEDAVACGLITSKMLAQYDYDIQGFLDEYQYRMGKLFSHAFGVAKGGKSSPAKRSKTAAPLKPKSLLFDKEHVFYDKHVCFTGRFRKLKRNDLAQLVVDVGGHFDANLSYETIYLVVADSDWRKIGTPSESRKIQSVRELQGSGHNLTLLSESDFLRIFLKN